Proteins from a single region of Stutzerimonas stutzeri:
- a CDS encoding glycosyltransferase, giving the protein MSDLPLVTVIIASYNHGPYIGESIRSVLQQTYPNIELLVVDDGSKDDSVERIQRLRERYGFDFRTQPNQGLARTLNDCIARAQGSLIAPLGSDDVMLPERIATQVAYMQGKPEVGICAGNIQTIDAQGNVIQKRCRARAFRRLDFSAMFNATEIGPPAPTLLFRREALDAVGGFDPEIRLEDLQVELKITYAGYYIDVLSEVLAKYRVHGANTYKNRRFMVEQVMATYAYFQDHPDYPSARAKFLNSMLLKCAKDDKTLARELLRQLPPRYWDMKTLRGLGRLLIS; this is encoded by the coding sequence GCCTTACATCGGCGAAAGTATTCGGAGCGTTCTTCAACAGACGTATCCGAATATTGAGCTGTTGGTCGTGGACGATGGCTCAAAGGATGATAGCGTCGAGCGGATCCAGCGTTTACGGGAGAGGTACGGGTTTGATTTTCGCACTCAGCCCAACCAAGGGCTCGCTCGAACCCTAAACGATTGTATCGCTCGAGCTCAAGGGAGCCTGATCGCGCCACTCGGCTCGGATGATGTGATGCTTCCAGAGCGAATAGCTACGCAAGTGGCTTATATGCAGGGAAAGCCAGAGGTAGGGATCTGTGCCGGGAATATTCAAACGATTGATGCTCAAGGCAATGTCATTCAAAAGCGGTGCCGAGCCAGAGCGTTTCGTCGGTTGGATTTCAGTGCGATGTTCAATGCAACGGAGATAGGGCCTCCTGCCCCAACGTTATTATTCCGACGCGAAGCGTTGGATGCGGTGGGCGGCTTTGATCCGGAGATACGCCTGGAAGATTTGCAAGTTGAATTGAAGATCACTTATGCGGGCTACTATATCGATGTGCTAAGCGAAGTCTTGGCAAAGTATCGAGTTCATGGTGCTAATACGTACAAGAATCGGCGCTTCATGGTAGAGCAGGTGATGGCGACCTATGCCTATTTCCAAGATCACCCGGACTACCCGAGCGCTCGCGCTAAGTTTTTGAATTCGATGCTCCTCAAGTGCGCTAAAGATGACAAAACGCTGGCGCGCGAATTGCTACGACAATTGCCACCACGTTACTGGGATATGAAGACGCTGCGTGGATTAGGGCGGTTGTTGATAAGTTGA
- a CDS encoding bifunctional O-antigen ligase/aminoglycoside phosphotransferase family protein yields the protein MTRLFPSVDRLDDFIARRWLIVGYVALLTGLFWLGDTSSYTKLYYGLMAAPALAALIVRPRYGLILLREPVILAFLALAAWLLLSLSWTSSEDEPTGLAKRPVYVFMMFASCAIMAIKNQPLFMRALRIAAMLAALAATISLAIFMTGADGERMVGTGALSNPLLSSHVFGLFCTYWVAVWVTDRDCPSWIPIVFTIPLLAAVLATGSRTPLMAMALTSFWMVALAGRRALYLMAAIIATVISGVVLMPEVLLQRGLSFRPELWSDAIRQASDHLWTGHGYGAEFTFDIAGLGHTLTDPHNVQLAVLLELGIVGLALWLLMYLLAFLRCLSKQHHAGLRLASALAVYGLAAGLTEGSNFLSRPNENWFLIWIPLSLIAALSISLRQEAPRSRVMARSQLNELLQTARIIEEDGHGVKVAELADGTYLKLFRRRRMLSTALWAPPSRRFAENAKQLQQRGFAAPLVDGFVRIPEADLDGIIYQPLPGETLRNLWRSLGDEERERDVHQFGAFLGRLHDSGIYFRSLHLGNVVKQPDGRLGLIDVSDMTIAQHTLSRWKRRRNLAHMLRYSEDSHWLTVQHISALISGYANQCGHSAARQLEQRLEAMNPGAL from the coding sequence GTGACGAGATTATTTCCTTCTGTAGACCGCCTAGACGATTTCATCGCTCGCCGCTGGCTGATCGTTGGTTACGTTGCGCTTCTGACCGGTTTATTCTGGCTGGGCGATACCAGTTCGTATACCAAGCTTTACTACGGTTTGATGGCCGCACCCGCGCTAGCAGCGCTCATTGTCCGCCCACGCTATGGGCTGATTTTGCTCCGCGAGCCGGTCATATTGGCGTTCTTGGCCCTGGCCGCCTGGCTTTTGCTAAGCCTCTCCTGGACCAGCAGCGAGGACGAACCAACCGGGCTCGCGAAGCGTCCCGTTTACGTATTCATGATGTTCGCTTCTTGCGCGATCATGGCGATAAAGAATCAGCCTCTATTTATGAGAGCGCTACGCATTGCTGCCATGCTCGCCGCTCTGGCAGCAACTATCAGCCTGGCCATATTCATGACTGGCGCTGATGGCGAGCGCATGGTCGGCACTGGGGCGTTATCCAATCCGCTACTGTCCTCCCATGTGTTTGGTTTGTTCTGTACTTACTGGGTGGCGGTCTGGGTGACAGATCGCGACTGTCCTTCCTGGATCCCAATCGTTTTTACGATCCCGCTGTTGGCCGCTGTGCTCGCAACCGGCTCACGCACCCCTCTAATGGCGATGGCGTTGACGAGTTTCTGGATGGTAGCCCTGGCCGGGCGGCGTGCTCTTTATCTGATGGCAGCAATCATAGCGACCGTAATTTCGGGCGTTGTGCTGATGCCGGAAGTGCTTCTGCAGCGAGGACTTTCCTTCCGGCCCGAATTGTGGAGCGATGCCATACGGCAGGCGTCTGACCACCTTTGGACCGGTCATGGTTACGGCGCGGAGTTCACCTTCGACATAGCTGGGCTCGGGCACACTCTGACCGATCCACACAACGTTCAATTAGCAGTACTTCTGGAACTAGGGATAGTAGGACTCGCCCTTTGGCTATTGATGTATCTGCTAGCATTCTTACGCTGCCTGTCCAAACAGCATCATGCCGGTCTTCGGCTGGCTTCGGCTTTGGCGGTATATGGGCTGGCTGCTGGCCTTACCGAAGGAAGCAACTTTCTTTCGCGCCCTAACGAAAACTGGTTTTTGATTTGGATACCGCTCTCACTAATCGCGGCGCTATCAATAAGCCTGCGACAAGAGGCGCCGCGGAGCAGAGTCATGGCCAGGAGCCAGCTCAATGAGCTTCTACAAACCGCTCGCATCATCGAAGAGGACGGTCACGGAGTAAAAGTTGCGGAGCTGGCGGACGGCACGTATCTGAAACTTTTTCGACGCAGGCGAATGCTCTCGACAGCGCTATGGGCTCCACCTTCACGCCGATTTGCGGAGAATGCCAAGCAGCTGCAGCAGCGGGGATTTGCAGCGCCTTTGGTTGATGGTTTCGTTCGAATTCCAGAAGCAGACCTGGACGGCATTATCTATCAACCGCTTCCCGGTGAAACGCTGCGTAATCTCTGGCGAAGCTTGGGAGATGAGGAACGCGAGCGGGATGTTCATCAATTTGGCGCCTTTCTCGGGCGACTCCATGACTCCGGCATCTACTTTCGCTCGCTTCACTTGGGCAATGTCGTAAAGCAGCCCGACGGGAGACTGGGTTTGATCGATGTCTCCGATATGACGATTGCACAGCACACACTTTCGCGCTGGAAGCGCCGCCGCAACCTAGCCCACATGCTGCGCTATAGCGAAGATAGCCATTGGCTAACCGTCCAGCACATCTCTGCTCTGATTTCAGGCTATGCCAATCAATGCGGCCACTCCGCGGCCCGGCAACTGGAACAGCGACTCGAGGCCATGAATCCTGGTGCTCTATGA